A window of Belonocnema kinseyi isolate 2016_QV_RU_SX_M_011 chromosome 10, B_treatae_v1, whole genome shotgun sequence genomic DNA:
aaggaggttaaataaataaaaaaataatgacgtcaaataaagaaaaaagtataaagtaaagaaataaaaactgATCCTACGGATAGTTGCATTGCTCAAAAATGAAGTAATTTCTGTTTATTTgtatatataaattcaaaaaacgcTGTCTCCTGAATTGCTGTGGTTTGCGATTTAAATTTCCttcgaatattattttaattctaaaatactttgaaagtctttactgaaataattttaaaaaaaaattaataaaaatcttattttatataaAGAGTCATAAGACATTTATTTGGACCCTAATTctctattttatcttttttattattaatttagaaaaaaaagaggaTTCATCGAAGGTTATCGTTTCAGAAAATCCTACCAGCAAAATTTGTTCAATCAATCAACTTATTCTAATCTGGAATACCAtcttgacaatattttttttaaagaacacttTCCATTGCgaattcactgaaaaaaatggattttaagttTATGATCATGGGTTTAAAATTTAGGATAGCAATCTATAGACATTAGGCCCTAACAtttagatattagtttttaaaacttaGGATTTTTAAAcgttatgattttaaaaattaccgtCCAGATTGTACGACTCagtaaaattctttgatattttttgataaatctcTGTCCCAAGTTTTGCAATTCAAAATCATAAACGGTATATTTTCTCAGGGTGGCTAAGCAACTTCTCgacattcattttcaaagaatCCTATATCCGTAACTATATTCTCCAtcctagaaaaataaaatagcaaaCTCATTGACTTACCAACTCCAGctacatgaatttttttcatccaaGGATAGATAACACGATCTCCACTCTCTTCATCATCATCCTCATCCTCCATCATCCCCGGCGACCCATCCATGATCTGATCATCATCCACGTCTTCCTGATCAGAACCCTCATCCGTATGATGTTGATTCTGATGTTGCTGACTTCCCTGCATATGCTGATGTTGATTCTGTTGTTGTTGCTGTGGCAAATCAGGCGAGTTATCCCTTTGCAGCGACCCAGACCCCGCCGGACTACAAACATTTCCTTCATGTTGCTGTTGCGCCTGCTGATGCTGTTGAATATTCTCTGGCTGCCTAACATGATTAGGCATAATGGACGGAGACAATGGCGTGGTTCCTAAAACTGTTGATGCCGCAACAGGGGGTTGTTGATGGGGTTGCTGACTCTGCATACTCGGCGGACATGTCAGGGGTGGTTGTTGAGCCTCCGGAGGCATCGCAAGAGCCCCGACGGCATGATGATGGGGATGTAAACTCGCATGATGAACAGCATGCACCTGGTGATGGGGATGATGTGGAGCATAATATCCACCGTAACCCGCATATCCTCCATTCAGCTGCACCGCTGATGAAGTACCATAAGGCGTCGATGCCGCCTGATGATGGTGCTGATAACCATACTGCAGCTGATGAGACTGATGATTCAGGTGGTGTCCTCCCCCAAAGAAATCAGGCCCAGTAGACTGAATGTAATTATTCTGACTATACTCCTCACTCGGTGGGAACTTTGGATCCACGACTACCGAAGTTGGACCCAGATGAGCCACCGACTGCTGATGCTGCTGATGGTACCCACCGGGATTCATTAAGAAGGAACTCATTTTTGCACTTTTTGGATCTTTAGGATTCCAACTTATACTAGAAAATTCAGAAAGGACAGCACAATCACAAATCGCACACCACTCACAACACTGCACCCTTGTTCATCGTCTTTCCCCC
This region includes:
- the LOC117181689 gene encoding homeotic protein deformed, which translates into the protein MSSFLMNPGGYHQQHQQSVAHLGPTSVVVDPKFPPSEEYSQNNYIQSTGPDFFGGGHHLNHQSHQLQYGYQHHHQAASTPYGTSSAVQLNGGYAGYGGYYAPHHPHHQVHAVHHASLHPHHHAVGALAMPPEAQQPPLTCPPSMQSQQPHQQPPVAASTVLGTTPLSPSIMPNHVRQPENIQQHQQAQQQHEGNVCSPAGSGSLQRDNSPDLPQQQQQNQHQHMQGSQQHQNQHHTDEGSDQEDVDDDQIMDGSPGMMEDEDDDEESGDRVIYPWMKKIHVAGVANGSYTPGMEPKRQRTAYTRHQILELEKEFHYNRYLTRRRRIEIAHTLVLSERQIKIWFQNRRMKWKKDNKLPNTKNVRRKNANGQSQPAKSTKTSNARAKSGSGNNNSQRKNNNNSPSSGMESSLDGSIGLDMADVHGVNSGLPHPHASHPGFQGHPHPLAHLQAQLSHHHIGGMMDGSGGPMGHMGSGSISPLAPATSPPGLSVPVPPTIKSDYGLTAL